One Actinoplanes missouriensis 431 DNA segment encodes these proteins:
- a CDS encoding glycosyltransferase family 2 protein: MRRLHTTPDAYGTELLERQWGELCDSSPDGPATAALHTRSASARALLAHAAARRSVDELIGGAYEGRLFPDADPWVFGELARVIALQDLWTEDRADAMVLLDSLLRTAGAAGVAPRHQGLHAQLAFVTGDRTRTEKLLADYPQIPDPVRTALVVDLTTGEDWTGRFLGLLPAPGFTLDGEIGPRFDRIRSNRAGRAGSAHRITTIVTTYRPGLPLLTAVRSLVAQSWTNHEILVVDDGSGPGHDAVLDRAAALDPRVRVLRMPQNGGTYLARNAGLDAATGTFVTFQDSDDWSHPLRLERQVAPLIADETLFATTSAAIRVTEDLTVTRPGVPEHRSYNLSSLMIRREAALQRLGYLDTVRKGADAEYVERARAVFGRPAVHHLGGEPLALVRLGAGTLSSADIAPGWMHPARHAYLSAFQAWHRRLTAGRAEARRERLPGARAFAVPRRLALHSSSQRALAASACPPASFSGGFDLPVRDYDVILAADWSALPPGLAEPHADRLRAVAVPGRSVAVLHLSLLRNVTGRPANLDPDVQEMINSGRVDQVVLSDEVTARLVLVQDPALVGFAPGYPSAIRADRVVIEADSAWGEAAFHCEAEARRLFGVEPWWAPAGAADRRHLAGGPFGIRLAKADLPATIDPDRWRLHRTGPRADRPVIGRVLTARPGAGIAAEWLRLREALPTPAGLDVRVLAPEPPAKLGKNWLVYRPSDVEVRAFLHQLDFYLHLLADERTTTLDPELLAALAAGCVPVLPHRYRPLLGTAAVYCEPAEVAGTVAKLHRRPEALVAQSRRGLEFVRREHHHGRFAEAVAVLLTPDPVEGSAVAALTAAGG; this comes from the coding sequence ATGCGCAGGCTGCACACGACACCCGACGCGTACGGAACCGAGCTGCTCGAACGGCAGTGGGGTGAACTGTGCGACAGCTCACCGGACGGGCCCGCCACGGCCGCCCTGCACACCAGGTCGGCCTCGGCACGGGCGCTCCTCGCCCACGCCGCCGCCCGGCGCTCGGTCGACGAACTGATCGGCGGCGCGTACGAGGGCCGCCTCTTCCCGGACGCCGACCCCTGGGTCTTCGGCGAACTCGCCCGGGTGATCGCCCTCCAGGACCTCTGGACCGAGGACCGGGCCGACGCCATGGTGCTGCTCGACTCGCTGCTGCGCACCGCCGGGGCAGCCGGTGTCGCGCCCCGGCACCAGGGTCTGCACGCGCAGCTCGCTTTCGTCACCGGTGACCGCACCCGCACCGAGAAGCTGCTCGCCGACTATCCGCAGATCCCCGATCCGGTACGGACCGCGCTGGTCGTCGACCTGACCACCGGCGAGGACTGGACCGGCCGTTTCCTCGGTCTGCTGCCGGCGCCCGGCTTCACCCTGGACGGTGAGATCGGCCCCCGGTTCGACCGGATCCGCTCGAACCGGGCCGGCCGGGCCGGCTCGGCACACCGGATCACCACGATCGTCACCACGTACCGGCCGGGGCTGCCGCTGCTCACCGCCGTCCGCTCGCTCGTCGCGCAGAGCTGGACCAACCACGAGATCCTGGTCGTCGACGACGGCTCCGGGCCGGGCCACGACGCGGTGCTGGACCGGGCCGCCGCGCTCGACCCCCGGGTACGGGTGCTGCGGATGCCGCAGAACGGCGGCACGTACCTGGCCCGCAACGCCGGCCTGGACGCGGCCACCGGCACGTTCGTCACGTTCCAGGACTCCGACGACTGGTCCCATCCGCTGCGGCTGGAACGGCAGGTGGCGCCGCTGATCGCCGACGAGACGCTGTTCGCCACCACGTCGGCCGCCATCCGGGTCACCGAGGACCTGACGGTGACCCGGCCCGGCGTGCCGGAGCACCGGTCGTACAACCTGTCCTCGCTGATGATCCGCCGGGAGGCCGCGCTGCAGCGGCTCGGCTATCTCGACACCGTCCGCAAGGGCGCCGACGCGGAGTACGTGGAACGGGCGCGCGCCGTCTTCGGGCGGCCGGCCGTGCATCATCTCGGTGGTGAGCCGCTCGCGCTGGTCCGGCTCGGGGCGGGGACGCTCTCCAGCGCCGACATCGCGCCCGGGTGGATGCATCCGGCGCGGCACGCATACCTGTCGGCGTTTCAGGCCTGGCACCGGCGGCTGACCGCCGGGCGCGCGGAGGCCCGGCGGGAGCGGTTGCCGGGGGCACGGGCCTTCGCCGTCCCACGCCGGCTCGCCCTGCATTCGTCGTCGCAGCGCGCGCTGGCGGCGTCGGCCTGCCCTCCCGCGAGCTTCTCCGGGGGCTTCGATCTGCCCGTACGGGATTATGACGTGATCCTGGCGGCGGACTGGAGCGCGTTGCCACCGGGGCTGGCCGAGCCGCACGCCGACCGGTTGCGTGCCGTGGCCGTGCCGGGCCGCTCGGTGGCGGTGCTGCACCTCAGCCTGCTGCGGAACGTGACGGGCCGGCCCGCCAACCTGGATCCGGACGTCCAAGAAATGATCAATTCCGGACGCGTGGACCAGGTCGTGCTCTCCGACGAGGTGACCGCCCGGCTGGTCCTCGTACAGGATCCGGCGCTCGTCGGCTTCGCACCCGGATACCCCTCGGCGATCCGCGCGGACCGCGTCGTGATCGAGGCAGACTCGGCGTGGGGGGAGGCGGCCTTCCACTGCGAGGCCGAAGCACGACGCCTGTTCGGGGTGGAACCGTGGTGGGCGCCCGCCGGAGCCGCCGACCGCCGGCACCTGGCCGGCGGCCCGTTCGGCATCCGGCTGGCCAAGGCCGACCTGCCGGCGACCATCGACCCCGACCGCTGGCGGCTGCACCGCACCGGGCCCCGCGCGGACCGCCCGGTGATCGGCCGGGTGCTCACCGCCCGCCCCGGCGCCGGCATCGCCGCCGAATGGCTGCGCCTGCGCGAGGCGCTGCCCACACCGGCCGGATTGGACGTACGCGTCCTCGCCCCCGAACCACCCGCCAAACTAGGGAAGAACTGGCTGGTCTACCGGCCGTCCGACGTGGAAGTGCGCGCGTTCCTGCACCAGCTCGACTTCTACCTGCACCTGCTGGCCGACGAGCGGACCACGACACTCGACCCGGAGCTGCTGGCGGCACTGGCGGCGGGCTGCGTGCCGGTTCTGCCCCACCGGTACCGGCCGCTGCTGGGGACGGCCGCGGTGTACTGCGAGCCGGCGGAAGTGGCGGGGACGGTGGCGAAGCTGCACCGGCGGCCGGAGGCGCTGGTGGCGCAGAGCAGGCGGGGGTTGGAGTTCGTCCGGCGGGAGCATCATCACGGTCGGTTCGCGGAGGCGGTGGCCGTGCTGCTCACCCCCGACCCGGTGGAGGGGTCGGCGGTGGCCGCGTTGACGGCGGCGGGCGGGTAG
- a CDS encoding acyltransferase family protein — MTTTLVRPEARPAPAAEPPRHRHRADIEGLRAVAVLLVVLAHVGVPRLAGGFVGVDVFFVISGFLITSLLRAELLRTGRLDLPRFYARRAVRLLPLATLVIASTLAAAWWLAPPNRFGGYAADAVGAATYTMNLRLADAGTDYFADQAPSPFQHFWSLAVEEQFYLIWPVLIGALAIWGRRRRWLPGAVLSLGTIASFAWSVHELGRAAPWAYFGSLSRAWELGAGALLALLLTGTRTKRPWLGWLGAAAVVAAAVLYDEATPFPGTAALVPVLGTIAVIAAGGNRLLETWPMRWVGRMSYGWYLWHWPMLFLAPAGLPARAGFAAAALGLAAISHHLLENPVRHHRFWQPYPRRGLGFGFVLSAAAAGLAAFGMIFPPLVPTGEAVPDARRLMARAVDPAAELKHMIVAGQSATKVPENLTPEFETAAGERSAPQDEGCHVGLTGPFAPQTDCAYADTDADRTVVLFGDSHALQWFPAFEDLAKKHDWRLMVYTRSACSPADLELQERRAQRRYTECDTWRRQIIKKIGKLRADLVVVSSSVNYRALLTGEPSDPDAVWRAAWRRTLDRLQRAAGQVAILGDTPFLAGDPADCLATRPAAIGTCAPPADMVVLEPGWRAIQRATGNEVGIPTVDPLPWLCAQRCPLVVGNRLVYRDSNHMTSAYARLIAPLLDPKLPWHPRPDR, encoded by the coding sequence ATGACCACGACGCTCGTGCGACCCGAAGCCCGTCCGGCGCCCGCCGCGGAACCTCCCCGCCACCGGCACCGGGCGGACATCGAGGGCCTGCGGGCCGTCGCGGTGCTGCTCGTGGTGCTCGCCCACGTAGGTGTGCCCCGGCTGGCCGGCGGGTTCGTCGGAGTGGACGTCTTCTTCGTCATCTCCGGCTTCCTGATCACCTCGCTGCTCCGGGCCGAGCTGCTGCGCACCGGACGGCTCGACCTGCCCCGGTTCTACGCGCGCCGGGCCGTGCGGCTGCTGCCGCTGGCCACGCTGGTGATCGCGTCGACGCTGGCGGCAGCGTGGTGGCTGGCCCCGCCGAACAGGTTCGGCGGCTACGCGGCGGACGCGGTCGGCGCCGCCACGTACACCATGAACCTGCGCCTCGCCGACGCCGGCACCGACTACTTCGCCGACCAGGCGCCCTCGCCGTTCCAGCACTTCTGGTCGCTCGCCGTCGAGGAGCAGTTCTACCTGATCTGGCCGGTTCTGATCGGTGCCCTGGCGATCTGGGGACGCCGCCGGCGCTGGCTGCCCGGCGCGGTGCTCTCCCTCGGCACCATCGCCTCCTTCGCCTGGAGCGTGCACGAGCTCGGCCGGGCCGCCCCGTGGGCGTACTTCGGCTCGCTGAGCCGGGCGTGGGAGCTCGGCGCGGGCGCGCTTCTCGCGCTTCTCCTGACCGGTACGCGTACGAAGCGCCCGTGGCTGGGCTGGCTCGGCGCCGCCGCAGTGGTGGCCGCAGCCGTCCTCTACGACGAGGCCACCCCGTTCCCCGGCACGGCCGCCCTGGTCCCGGTGCTCGGCACGATCGCGGTGATCGCAGCAGGCGGCAACCGCCTGCTGGAGACCTGGCCGATGCGCTGGGTCGGCCGGATGTCCTACGGCTGGTACCTCTGGCACTGGCCGATGCTCTTCCTGGCGCCGGCCGGGCTGCCCGCGCGGGCCGGGTTCGCGGCCGCCGCGCTCGGGCTCGCCGCGATCAGCCACCACCTGCTGGAGAACCCGGTGCGCCACCACCGCTTCTGGCAGCCGTACCCGCGCCGCGGCCTGGGCTTCGGCTTCGTCCTGTCGGCCGCGGCCGCCGGACTGGCCGCCTTCGGCATGATCTTCCCGCCGCTGGTGCCGACCGGCGAGGCTGTCCCGGACGCCCGCCGGTTGATGGCCCGGGCCGTCGACCCGGCCGCTGAACTCAAACACATGATCGTCGCCGGGCAGTCGGCCACCAAGGTGCCGGAGAACCTGACACCGGAGTTCGAGACGGCCGCCGGTGAGCGGTCCGCGCCCCAGGACGAAGGCTGCCACGTCGGGCTGACCGGCCCGTTCGCGCCGCAGACCGACTGCGCCTACGCGGACACCGACGCCGACCGCACCGTGGTGCTGTTCGGCGACTCGCACGCGTTGCAATGGTTCCCGGCATTCGAGGACCTCGCGAAGAAACACGACTGGCGGCTGATGGTCTACACCCGCAGCGCCTGCAGCCCGGCCGACCTGGAACTGCAGGAACGCCGGGCGCAGCGCCGCTACACCGAGTGCGACACCTGGCGCCGCCAGATCATCAAGAAGATCGGGAAACTCCGGGCCGACCTGGTCGTGGTCTCCTCAAGCGTCAACTACCGCGCCCTGCTCACCGGCGAGCCGTCCGACCCCGACGCGGTGTGGCGGGCCGCCTGGCGCCGCACCCTCGACCGGCTCCAGCGCGCCGCCGGCCAGGTCGCGATCCTCGGCGACACCCCGTTCCTGGCCGGCGACCCGGCCGACTGCCTCGCCACCCGCCCAGCCGCGATCGGCACCTGCGCGCCGCCGGCCGACATGGTGGTCCTGGAGCCGGGCTGGCGAGCAATCCAGCGAGCCACCGGAAACGAGGTGGGGATCCCCACCGTCGATCCGTTGCCGTGGTTGTGCGCACAGAGGTGTCCGCTGGTGGTCGGCAATCGGCTGGTCTACCGGGACAGCAACCACATGACGTCGGCGTACGCGAGGCTGATCGCCCCGCTGCTGGACCCGAAACTCCCCTGGCACCCCCGCCCAGACCGCTAG
- a CDS encoding O-methyltransferase — MSSLTRIGRRVVRRLPSLSARQAAALCGAGVLCAGVAAAALTGHPRVATALLGLLAGVTLALLLVVLRRLAGVQKAGLAAQRDLRTTVEEMQRRLVAAVERERLTAGDRHLELAEAIARVKQVADRKAGSAQVLGLPREFEATVQLFQGFVPRAPMPSSGDWALNPTDLLELLHLIRIRQPRLVLELGSGTSSVWIAYALEQSGGRLISLDHDAEFARRTRAVLAAHGLTEVAEVRDAPLTPASIDGRDYPWYDPETLADLHDIDFVLIDGPPAAIGADARFPALHMIEKRLADRATLIFDDAGRKDEQAALAAWTERYEGLTREGEILGRHAVLAFARPPAMAAAHG; from the coding sequence ATGAGTTCCCTGACCCGAATCGGCCGGCGGGTCGTCCGCCGGTTGCCGAGCCTCTCCGCACGGCAGGCGGCCGCCCTGTGCGGCGCCGGTGTCCTCTGTGCCGGTGTCGCGGCTGCCGCGCTCACCGGGCACCCCCGGGTGGCGACCGCCCTCCTCGGCCTGCTCGCCGGCGTGACGCTGGCGCTGCTGCTCGTGGTGCTGCGCCGGCTCGCCGGGGTGCAGAAGGCAGGTCTCGCCGCCCAGCGTGACCTGCGCACCACCGTCGAGGAGATGCAGCGGCGCCTGGTCGCGGCCGTGGAGCGGGAACGGCTCACCGCCGGTGACCGTCATCTCGAGCTCGCCGAGGCGATCGCCCGGGTCAAGCAGGTCGCCGACCGCAAGGCCGGCTCCGCCCAGGTGCTCGGCCTGCCGCGCGAGTTCGAGGCGACCGTCCAGCTGTTCCAGGGTTTCGTGCCGCGCGCGCCGATGCCGTCCTCCGGTGACTGGGCGCTGAACCCGACCGATCTGCTGGAGCTGCTGCACCTGATCCGGATCCGCCAGCCGCGCCTCGTGCTGGAACTGGGCAGCGGCACGTCGTCGGTGTGGATCGCCTACGCGCTGGAGCAGTCCGGCGGCCGGCTGATCTCCCTCGACCACGACGCCGAGTTCGCCCGCCGTACCCGCGCGGTGCTCGCCGCACACGGGCTCACCGAGGTCGCCGAGGTCCGCGACGCGCCGCTCACGCCCGCCTCGATCGACGGCCGCGACTACCCCTGGTACGACCCGGAGACCCTCGCCGACCTGCACGACATCGACTTCGTGCTGATCGACGGGCCGCCCGCGGCGATCGGCGCCGACGCCCGCTTCCCGGCCCTTCACATGATCGAGAAGCGGCTCGCGGACCGGGCCACGCTGATCTTCGACGACGCCGGGCGCAAGGACGAGCAGGCCGCGCTGGCCGCCTGGACCGAGCGGTACGAGGGGCTCACCCGGGAAGGCGAGATCCTCGGCCGGCACGCGGTGCTGGCGTTCGCCCGTCCACCCGCGATGGCCGCCGCGCACGGCTGA
- a CDS encoding glycosyltransferase family A protein, with protein sequence MGEAQPVGLLDDHVTLAGAGAELSLPHTAMRNRSVAARRVLARAATGACSTFEELIEAARAGDTRRLRRIRRKVDPALLAGLAQTIALQDELPGDREDALALYALIRTGLGARAMPPAHQALHAQLAYAWQGPAQARDLLAAYRRMPRPARETLEIDLANPYAGGSVAEETWLSRFGRLFPAPAPALMAAPERLPFDRLTTDPPSPVTADQRVTVVVTAFRPGVGLITAVRSIAAQTWRDLEILIVDDASGPEYDAVLAEAEALDDRVRVLRLPENRGTYVARNAGVEAAHGEFVTFQDSDDWSHPRRVELQMQPLLQRPETMATTSEGISVTDQLVMTRPGIRRGRVNVSSLLFRRDPVLRRIGCFDAVRKAADSEFMERIEAAFGAGSVRRVPKPLALIRLSEGSLSRAEIRAYWMHPARTAYMSAYRCWHASGGPLRREPGTTGRPFVAPPHLTGGSAPPGWDVVIAADWRFLAGAQRAALAEVRALREAGRSVAIMHLESLRSVDRQRRLLSPSVQQLINTGQVAQVLESDRVDADLLVIRQPEVLQFAPEGGCGLRPRTVVVVADRAPQRADGTDRRYTVGAVGEAARRLFGAEPLWCSPDPGIRALLGAAPFPAVVEPQDVRRPLPGPAGPPVIGVDLCDAGEWAADLAATLAVPRRCKGADVRVRLPETPLRPGTLPVSWLAYEPGDLDPRTFAAQLDFYLHFPSEQAPELLSRPALEAAATGCVVLVPGRLLPAYAEAAVACDPADVPAVIRRFQREPRRYAEQSRRARAAIARDHAPAALAARISALTPRSATPAQRVPAAGA encoded by the coding sequence ATGGGCGAGGCGCAGCCGGTCGGACTGCTGGACGATCACGTTACGTTGGCCGGCGCCGGGGCGGAGCTGTCGCTGCCGCACACCGCGATGCGCAACCGTTCCGTGGCGGCGCGGCGGGTTCTCGCCCGTGCGGCGACCGGCGCCTGTTCCACGTTCGAGGAGCTGATCGAGGCGGCGCGGGCCGGGGACACCCGCCGGCTGCGCAGGATCCGCCGCAAGGTCGATCCCGCGCTGCTGGCCGGCCTGGCGCAGACCATCGCGCTGCAGGACGAGCTGCCCGGCGACCGGGAGGACGCGCTGGCGCTGTACGCGCTGATCCGCACCGGTCTCGGCGCGCGGGCGATGCCACCGGCGCACCAGGCCCTGCACGCTCAGCTCGCGTACGCGTGGCAGGGGCCGGCCCAGGCCCGTGACCTGCTCGCGGCGTACCGGCGGATGCCCCGGCCGGCCCGGGAGACCCTGGAGATCGACCTCGCCAACCCGTACGCCGGTGGATCGGTCGCCGAGGAGACCTGGCTGTCCCGGTTCGGGCGGCTCTTCCCCGCGCCCGCGCCGGCGCTGATGGCGGCGCCGGAGCGGCTGCCCTTCGACCGTCTCACCACCGACCCTCCGTCACCGGTGACGGCCGATCAGCGGGTCACTGTGGTGGTGACCGCGTTCCGTCCCGGCGTCGGCCTGATCACCGCGGTCCGCTCGATCGCCGCGCAGACCTGGCGCGACCTGGAGATCCTGATCGTGGACGACGCGTCCGGCCCGGAGTACGACGCGGTCCTGGCCGAGGCAGAGGCGCTCGACGACCGGGTCCGGGTGCTGCGGCTGCCGGAGAACCGCGGCACGTATGTGGCCCGCAACGCCGGCGTCGAGGCGGCGCACGGCGAGTTCGTCACATTCCAGGACTCCGACGACTGGTCCCATCCGCGCCGCGTCGAGCTGCAGATGCAGCCGCTGCTCCAGCGCCCGGAGACGATGGCCACCACCTCGGAGGGGATCAGCGTCACCGACCAGCTGGTGATGACCCGGCCGGGCATCCGGCGCGGGCGGGTCAACGTCTCCTCGCTGCTGTTCCGCCGCGACCCGGTGCTGCGCCGGATCGGCTGCTTCGACGCGGTGCGCAAGGCCGCCGACTCGGAGTTCATGGAACGGATCGAGGCGGCCTTCGGCGCCGGGTCGGTACGGCGGGTGCCGAAACCCCTGGCGCTGATCCGGCTCTCCGAGGGGTCGCTGTCCCGGGCCGAGATCCGGGCCTACTGGATGCATCCGGCGAGGACCGCGTACATGTCGGCGTACCGCTGCTGGCACGCCTCGGGCGGGCCGCTGCGCCGCGAGCCGGGCACGACCGGACGCCCGTTCGTGGCGCCACCGCACCTCACCGGCGGATCGGCGCCACCCGGCTGGGACGTGGTGATCGCCGCCGACTGGCGGTTCCTGGCCGGCGCGCAGCGGGCCGCCCTCGCCGAGGTCCGGGCGCTGCGCGAGGCCGGCCGGTCGGTGGCGATCATGCACCTGGAGTCGCTGCGCTCGGTGGACCGGCAGCGCCGCCTGCTGAGCCCGAGCGTCCAGCAACTGATCAACACCGGTCAGGTGGCGCAGGTGCTGGAGAGCGATCGGGTCGACGCGGATCTGCTGGTGATCCGGCAGCCCGAGGTGCTCCAGTTCGCCCCCGAGGGCGGGTGCGGGCTACGGCCCCGTACCGTCGTCGTGGTCGCCGACCGGGCGCCGCAGCGGGCCGACGGCACCGACCGGCGCTACACGGTGGGCGCCGTCGGCGAGGCGGCCCGGCGGCTGTTCGGGGCCGAGCCTCTCTGGTGCTCGCCGGACCCGGGGATCCGCGCCCTGCTCGGCGCCGCGCCCTTCCCCGCGGTCGTCGAGCCGCAGGACGTCCGCCGCCCGCTGCCCGGCCCGGCCGGCCCGCCGGTGATCGGCGTCGACCTGTGCGACGCGGGGGAGTGGGCCGCCGACCTCGCCGCGACGCTCGCCGTGCCGCGCCGCTGCAAGGGCGCCGACGTGCGGGTCCGCCTGCCGGAGACCCCGCTGCGGCCCGGGACGCTGCCGGTGTCCTGGCTGGCCTACGAGCCGGGCGACCTCGATCCGCGCACATTCGCCGCGCAGCTCGACTTCTACCTGCACTTCCCGTCCGAACAGGCGCCGGAGCTGCTCTCCCGGCCGGCCCTGGAGGCGGCCGCGACCGGGTGCGTGGTGCTCGTGCCGGGACGATTGCTTCCCGCGTACGCCGAAGCCGCCGTCGCCTGTGACCCGGCCGACGTGCCCGCGGTGATCCGCCGTTTCCAGCGGGAACCCCGCCGGTACGCGGAACAGAGCCGCCGGGCCCGCGCGGCGATCGCCCGGGACCACGCGCCGGCCGCGCTGGCCGCCCGGATCAGCGCTCTCACCCCGCGGTCCGCGACACCGGCGCAACGGGTGCCCGCCGCCGGGGCGTAA
- a CDS encoding [protein-PII] uridylyltransferase, which produces MTNPLSEPPAPPARPAAGGSLNKLRDHIGAAARDDRAAALDVWLTDLFPSHVPGVSLVAVGGLGRCDCAPYSDLDLVLVHNGTAGIDRIASGLWYPIWDARLGLDHSVRTLPEALSVAHDDVKVALGLLDARHVAGDAALSAELIAATGDQWRRTAVRLLPQLRELTTSRWTQHGELAFLLEGDLKEAAGGLRDLTLLRGIGRAGIADTMRPAVRAAGLRLLDTRDALHLAVGRRVDRLVAQERAAVAGLLELDDSDALLRRVSGDARTIAHAVDDAWRAVDRLRSGRRRGGPPAAPGRRPVARDVVEQDGELVLARTAIGPVPDPSLSLRVAAAAAVVELPIARATCEWLAAFCPPLPTPWPPAARAALISLLGAGPGLLPAWETADRYGLIDAWLPEWARMRSLPQHHPIHRYTLDRHLVQAAYEATRFTREVDRPDLLLLGAFLHDVGKGLPGDHSVVGAPIAADIAARIGLPPADVATIEKMVRLHLLLPDVATRRDLSDPKTISTVAEAVGDPATLDLLHALARADSQATGPAAWSEWKGRLMAELVRRVHTALDTGELPEPPRPDPELLEGGLPVVHLDGDRVAVAAADRRGLLAGVAACLAMHRLDVVAANTATVNGRAIVEFYTSPRFGSPYEPVALAADLRRVAAGDVSVTQRVRARAMSARGGTASPRVVWQRAAATDAVVLELRAADSPGLLYRVTSALDEAGAEIRAARISTLGGDVVDAFYLVGTWADPAERDRVEAAVLSAV; this is translated from the coding sequence ATGACGAATCCGTTGAGTGAGCCGCCGGCCCCGCCGGCCCGCCCGGCAGCCGGTGGCTCGCTCAACAAACTGCGAGACCACATCGGCGCCGCTGCCCGGGACGACCGGGCGGCGGCGCTCGACGTGTGGCTGACCGATCTCTTCCCGTCCCACGTTCCAGGCGTCAGCCTGGTCGCGGTGGGCGGCCTCGGGCGCTGCGACTGCGCGCCCTACAGCGACCTCGACCTGGTGCTGGTGCACAACGGCACCGCCGGGATCGACCGGATCGCCTCCGGCCTCTGGTACCCGATCTGGGACGCCCGGCTCGGCCTGGACCACTCCGTGCGTACCCTCCCGGAAGCTCTCTCGGTGGCGCACGACGACGTCAAGGTGGCCCTCGGCCTGCTCGACGCCCGGCACGTCGCCGGGGACGCCGCCCTCTCCGCCGAGCTGATCGCGGCGACCGGCGACCAGTGGCGGCGTACCGCGGTCCGGCTCCTGCCGCAGTTGCGCGAGCTCACCACGTCCCGCTGGACCCAGCACGGCGAGCTCGCCTTCCTGCTCGAAGGCGACCTCAAGGAGGCCGCCGGCGGCCTGCGCGACCTCACGCTGCTGCGCGGCATCGGCCGGGCCGGCATCGCCGACACCATGCGTCCCGCCGTCCGTGCGGCCGGCCTGCGCCTGCTCGACACCCGCGACGCCCTGCACCTGGCAGTCGGCCGGCGGGTGGACCGGCTGGTCGCCCAGGAACGCGCCGCGGTCGCCGGCCTGCTCGAACTGGATGACTCCGACGCGCTGCTGCGGCGGGTCTCCGGCGACGCCCGGACCATCGCGCACGCCGTCGACGACGCCTGGCGCGCGGTCGACCGGCTGCGCAGCGGCCGCCGCCGCGGTGGGCCACCGGCCGCGCCCGGCCGCCGCCCGGTCGCCCGTGACGTGGTGGAGCAGGACGGCGAGCTGGTGCTCGCGCGGACCGCGATCGGCCCGGTGCCGGACCCCAGCCTCTCGCTGCGGGTGGCCGCCGCGGCCGCCGTCGTCGAGCTGCCCATCGCCCGCGCCACCTGCGAATGGCTCGCCGCGTTCTGCCCGCCGCTGCCCACGCCCTGGCCGCCGGCCGCCCGCGCGGCGCTGATCTCGCTGCTCGGCGCCGGCCCGGGCCTGCTGCCGGCCTGGGAGACCGCCGACAGGTACGGGCTGATCGACGCCTGGCTGCCCGAATGGGCCCGGATGCGCAGCCTCCCGCAGCACCACCCGATCCACCGCTACACCCTGGACCGGCACCTGGTGCAGGCCGCCTACGAGGCCACCCGGTTCACCCGGGAGGTGGACCGGCCGGACCTGCTGCTGCTCGGCGCGTTCCTGCACGACGTCGGCAAGGGGCTGCCCGGTGACCACAGCGTGGTCGGCGCGCCGATCGCCGCCGACATCGCGGCCCGGATCGGGCTGCCGCCCGCCGACGTGGCGACCATCGAGAAGATGGTCCGCCTGCACCTGCTGCTCCCGGACGTGGCGACCCGCCGGGACCTGAGCGACCCGAAGACCATCTCGACGGTGGCCGAGGCGGTCGGTGACCCGGCCACCCTGGACCTGCTGCACGCCCTCGCCCGCGCCGACTCGCAGGCGACCGGCCCGGCCGCCTGGTCGGAATGGAAAGGCCGGCTGATGGCCGAGCTGGTCCGCCGGGTGCACACCGCGCTCGACACCGGTGAGCTGCCCGAGCCGCCCCGGCCCGACCCGGAGCTGCTGGAGGGCGGCCTGCCGGTGGTGCACCTGGACGGCGACCGGGTCGCGGTGGCCGCGGCCGACCGGCGGGGACTGCTCGCCGGGGTGGCGGCCTGCCTCGCGATGCACCGGCTGGACGTGGTGGCCGCCAACACGGCGACCGTGAACGGGCGGGCGATCGTGGAGTTCTACACGTCACCACGGTTCGGGTCGCCGTACGAGCCGGTGGCCCTCGCGGCCGACCTGCGCCGGGTCGCCGCCGGCGACGTCTCGGTGACCCAGCGGGTGCGGGCCCGCGCGATGAGCGCGCGGGGCGGCACCGCCTCGCCACGGGTGGTCTGGCAGCGTGCCGCGGCCACCGACGCCGTCGTGCTGGAGCTGCGCGCCGCCGACTCGCCGGGCCTGCTGTACCGGGTGACCTCCGCCCTTGACGAGGCCGGGGCGGAGATCCGGGCCGCTCGGATCTCCACTCTCGGCGGTGACGTGGTGGACGCCTTCTACCTGGTCGGCACCTGGGCCGACCCCGCCGAACGGGACCGCGTGGAGGCCGCCGTCCTGTCCGCCGTCTGA